A stretch of Pseudoprevotella muciniphila DNA encodes these proteins:
- a CDS encoding N-acetylmuramoyl-L-alanine amidase-like domain-containing protein — translation MKKLFVALFVLASCTSNAQNGTQDMSDATQDDKQFLSEVVYQKEDSILVEKMLRQTPVGNPVLFYARQFIGKPYVAHTLEIHDPEYLVVNLRGLDCTTYVETVLALVMTKQEGKTRFTDYCRNLEKIRYRGGERKGYLSRLHYWTWWMHDNIEKGILTDVQDATYFTGKMVVANDYMTKHPDAYRIIKANPEFLPEITRMEKEQNGPDGYFLPTANTGLPHSRLTMVNDGDVVGIVKMSGGIDISHLGFVAWGKDGKMHLLNASSLAKKVVEDPATLQQYLQRQKRLGVRILKVNIEQ, via the coding sequence ATGAAAAAGTTATTTGTGGCACTCTTTGTGCTCGCCTCCTGCACATCAAATGCGCAGAATGGCACACAGGATATGTCTGATGCTACACAGGACGACAAGCAGTTTCTCAGTGAAGTGGTGTATCAAAAGGAGGACTCCATTCTTGTGGAAAAAATGCTCCGGCAGACACCCGTCGGCAACCCCGTGCTTTTTTATGCCAGACAATTCATCGGAAAGCCATACGTGGCGCATACCCTTGAAATACACGACCCGGAATACCTCGTCGTCAATCTCCGTGGGCTCGACTGCACCACCTACGTTGAGACGGTCCTCGCCCTCGTCATGACGAAGCAGGAAGGAAAAACACGCTTCACCGACTACTGCCGGAACCTCGAAAAAATAAGGTATAGGGGAGGGGAGCGCAAAGGCTACCTTTCACGCCTGCACTACTGGACATGGTGGATGCACGACAATATCGAAAAAGGCATATTGACAGACGTGCAGGACGCCACCTATTTCACAGGAAAAATGGTTGTGGCAAACGACTATATGACCAAGCACCCCGATGCCTATCGCATCATCAAGGCCAACCCGGAGTTCCTGCCCGAAATAACGAGAATGGAGAAGGAACAGAACGGGCCGGACGGCTACTTCCTGCCTACGGCGAACACCGGTCTGCCGCATTCCAGACTCACGATGGTGAACGACGGCGATGTGGTGGGCATAGTGAAAATGTCGGGTGGTATCGACATCAGCCATCTCGGATTCGTGGCATGGGGAAAGGACGGAAAAATGCACCTCCTCAATGCCTCTTCATTAGCAAAGAAGGTGGTGGAAGACCCCGCGACTTTGCAGCAATATCTGCAACGGCAAAAACGACTCGGCGTGAGAATACTTAAAGTAAATATTGAGCAATAA